The following are encoded in a window of Mycobacterium sp. ELW1 genomic DNA:
- a CDS encoding isoprenylcysteine carboxylmethyltransferase family protein, whose protein sequence is MKALLNVAFVGLVQLLVIGALFFIPAGTLSYWQAWLVVVVFVVTAFVPSLYLQVTSPAAMERRMRSGPTAEGRTAQKIVMVGLYLSLAGACIVSALDHRYHWSSPPIAVCLVGVGLVAAGLGTTVLVVKQNNYASTTIQVEADQQVISTGLYGHVRHPMYTANTLILTGLPLALGSYWGLIFLVPGILVLISRIRDEEKLLVEELPGYRSYTQQVRHRLVPGMW, encoded by the coding sequence GTGAAGGCGCTGCTTAACGTTGCATTCGTCGGGCTCGTCCAACTCCTTGTGATCGGGGCACTCTTTTTCATCCCTGCCGGCACGCTGAGTTACTGGCAAGCCTGGCTCGTGGTGGTGGTATTCGTGGTGACCGCATTTGTCCCCAGCCTCTATCTGCAAGTCACCAGCCCCGCAGCGATGGAACGCCGAATGCGCAGCGGGCCGACGGCCGAAGGCCGAACCGCACAAAAAATTGTCATGGTTGGCCTCTACCTATCTTTGGCCGGGGCGTGCATCGTCAGCGCTCTCGACCACCGCTACCACTGGTCAAGTCCCCCGATCGCGGTGTGCCTGGTGGGCGTGGGCCTGGTCGCCGCAGGACTCGGTACGACCGTGCTGGTCGTCAAGCAGAACAACTACGCCTCCACCACAATTCAGGTCGAAGCCGACCAGCAAGTCATCAGCACCGGCTTGTACGGCCACGTTCGCCACCCCATGTACACCGCGAACACCCTGATCCTCACCGGCCTTCCGTTGGCGCTCGGCTCCTACTGGGGATTGATCTTCCTGGTCCCCGGCATCCTCGTGCTGATCTCTCGCATCCGAGATGAAGAGAAACTTCTCGTCGAGGAACTCCCCGGGTATCGGAGCTACACCCAACAGGTTCGACATCGCCTTGTGCCGGGCATGTGGTAG
- a CDS encoding metal-dependent hydrolase — MTDLHVRKLRFGFADYDVPFLWNESDPTFSAATNALSFLFLGIEKLITMTVNEAMPLIKDPAVHEEAEAFVRQESQHSMAHRQHAKALIRSHPALGATLDEVIAEYGRLATTTPLEYRLAYIADMEATFTPAFKLILDNADTLFAPGDDRVASLLLWHFVEEIEHRSSALIIFDSVVGNSWYRMRLAPAVFGHATSVVVRTAQGFNEHVPLDDRQVDAMSMFGKYWKVALVERFPSLKNLLAVDIPDNGPYLKAYRQVPLREQLTAVYGVVRSQIPGHKPAKQKLPALAAEWLARYEAGYDVTRWYTATRNDG; from the coding sequence ATGACTGACCTGCATGTGCGGAAGTTGCGATTCGGATTCGCTGATTACGACGTGCCATTCCTGTGGAACGAGTCCGATCCGACATTCTCCGCGGCGACGAACGCGCTGTCGTTCCTGTTTCTCGGCATCGAGAAATTGATCACCATGACCGTCAACGAGGCGATGCCGCTGATCAAGGACCCGGCGGTACACGAAGAGGCAGAAGCGTTCGTCCGGCAAGAAAGCCAGCACAGCATGGCCCACCGACAGCATGCGAAGGCCCTCATCCGGAGTCACCCCGCACTCGGTGCCACGCTCGACGAGGTCATCGCAGAATACGGTCGTTTGGCCACAACCACGCCCCTGGAATACCGATTGGCCTACATCGCCGACATGGAGGCGACGTTTACGCCGGCATTCAAACTGATCCTCGATAACGCCGACACTTTGTTCGCGCCCGGCGATGACCGCGTGGCGTCGCTTCTGCTGTGGCACTTCGTCGAAGAAATCGAGCATCGGAGTTCTGCGCTCATCATCTTCGACTCAGTTGTCGGCAATTCGTGGTATCGCATGCGGCTCGCGCCGGCCGTCTTTGGGCATGCCACCTCAGTGGTGGTAAGGACCGCCCAAGGTTTCAATGAACACGTGCCGCTCGACGACCGGCAAGTCGACGCGATGTCGATGTTTGGAAAATACTGGAAGGTCGCCCTCGTGGAGCGGTTTCCATCCCTCAAGAACCTCCTGGCCGTCGACATCCCCGACAACGGCCCGTACCTCAAGGCGTATCGCCAAGTGCCGCTTCGTGAGCAGCTGACCGCGGTCTATGGGGTTGTACGCAGCCAGATTCCCGGTCACAAGCCTGCCAAGCAGAAACTGCCGGCGTTGGCTGCCGAATGGCTCGCTCGCTACGAGGCCGGCTACGACGTGACGCGCTGGTACACCGCCACCCGCAACGACGGCTGA